From the Hordeum vulgare subsp. vulgare chromosome 1H, MorexV3_pseudomolecules_assembly, whole genome shotgun sequence genome, the window TTGAACGTTGCCTCCAAGGAGGATCGAGACGCCAGAACGCCTCCGTCGTCCGTCCAAAAGGCCAAGACTTTTGCATGGTGAAGGAAGAGGGAGGAGTGGGCGAATCTGGAAGCTCGACCCGCTTTGAAGGGGCAGAACGACACCGGAGTGCCCCGGTGTCGAGATCAACGCGAAATAAACTCCACGTTCCAAGACTCCACCACCCCATCCTTGATGGCCAGATCCGACGGCCCAGCCACCAGAGCGATGAGAGGAGACCACCGTAAGGGGAAGGggacaggaggaagaagagccgATGCTACAGCAGCAAGACCTTGTCGTCGTCACGCCACCAACGCGACCAGATTGGACGGCCAACACCCGTACGGGCCATCTACTGTAGAGATCGACGCCACCATCTCCACCCAGGGTGGCCGCCCTGGCTTCCGGCGCTCCTCACACCGATGTGAGGCAGCAGACCCTCGCCCCCACCTTCACCAAAATATGTGTGGCAGCCGGAGGGCTCCTTGGGTggcggcggggagagggaggagaggtggtgacggctagggtttcgggccgCTCTCGTGTCGTCCGAGAGTGACGACGCGAGAGCCAGAAGGGTCTACTactttgagagttaatgaacagATCAAAAGCTTtttcaaaagaagaaaaagaagaagtatgACGGAGATATGTAGTGTTGTCTGTTGTACTTAGCAaaaccacatgtttcatgctcctAATTAATTAGTATTAAGAAAAAGCATGATGGAGATATGTAGTGTTGTCTGTTGTATTTGGGCTTAGCAAAACCGCGTGGTTCACGCTCCCAATACAATATCAGCCATTCGGCCAGCAAACGAAATTAGTTAAATATATACTAAAAACAAACCGGCTAAAGCATGTGGGACCCTTAGTTGTAGGGCATCATATGAACGATTTATCTTGTTTCTCATCGTGTATAACTAATAAACCGGGGGCTGCCCTCGTGTTCTCTTAAAATCATGATGTACATACTTGTCAGAGGATACATGCATGATAAACCAATGTAGTTGAATGGTTAAAGGAGCGGCGATATCCCAGTCCATCAGAATTAAAGTCTTGATGCTTGCATTATTACTGAATGTATTTAATATTTTTAGCGATACGTGTTTGGTAGGAGGAGACGTTTTCATCAACAACCAAGACGTCTACAATGACCTTGTAAATTTTAAGATGATATGACGACTCAGTTTTTGAAATGTTCATAGAGATAGAATATGCGTTTGTATATTATATGAATGAGTGTATGGACGTTTATATGAATGCTTGTGTCTGTTTTGTGTTAAAGAAAAAACATACTTGCATAGTGAAAGACGATCTAATGGAATAATTGTAGACGCACCTCCAGCGAATATACctggctttcccatgtaaatatctCACGCGTGTATCTATAAATGCTGTCAcctgcctcctccttcttcaaTCCATTGCCATCCATATCTCGTGTGAGCAGCTATGGGGTTCATTCACAAGGGTGGGGTTTGGTGTTTCCTCCTGCTCGCACTGGTGTTGCTGGCTCCGGCGACAGTAGGCGCAGAGCATGAGGATGGGGCCACAACCATCGCCACCTtacaggtggaggaggaggttggCTCTCGCGGCGATGACCATGGCAACGACGACTGCGACATCAAGTGTGCATATCATCAAGATCAGGCCAGTAGACAGTTCTGCGTGGACCAGTGCCACAGCCAGCAACATCATCATCCTAGCAGAGAGTTCTGCGAGATGAAATGTCAACACTGGCAAGATCTGGTAAGGAAGGAACAATGTGTGCAACAGTGCATGAGCTTTGGCCTCACCCTCCATGTTCGCAACAACGACGACGTCAACGGGCGACGCCATGCCTGGAAGGAGGAGGTAATTGGCTCTCGCGGCGATGACCATGGCAACGACGACTGCGACATTAAATGTGCGTATCATCAAGATCAGGCCAGTAGACAGTTCTGCGTGGACCAGTGCCACAGCCAGCAGCATCATCATCCTAGCAGAGAGTTCTGCGAGATGAAATGTCAACACTGGCAAGACCTGGTAAGGAAGGAACAATGTGTGCAACAGTGCATGAGCTTTGGCCTCACCCTCCATGTTGGCAACAACGACGATGTCGACGGGCGACGCCATGCCCGGGAGGAGGAGGTTGGCTCTCGCGGCGATAACCATGGCAACGACGACTGCGACATCAAGTGTGCATATCATCAAGATCAGGTCAGCAGACAGTTCTGCGTGGACCAGTGCCACAGCCAGCAACATCATCATCCTAGCAGAGAATTCTGCGAGATGAAATGTCAACACTGGCAAGACCCGGTAAGGAAGGAACAATGCGTGCAACAGTGCATGAGCTTTGGCCTCAACGGCTGGGAAGCAGTGGCCGGAGCCATCATCGAGATGGTGTGACGGCCGCGGCGGCGCATCTATAATACTCTATTAACTATTAAGAGTGTATGTAAGTTATAGCGCGTACGTGCCACCGGCGGGTAGCAGCTCTATACGAAGACCTCTGCCTTGGCCGACTATGGCTCGTGCGTACGTACACGCCCGCGTATACGTCTAGCTAGCTTTAGCTACAGCTATGACGACAAAGGCGTGAGAATAAAAGGCCAATTAGCGCGCGGTAGCTGCATGTTTGGCGATGCCTATCATGGAAGAGAGCTgcatgcatgtgtgtatgtgtatcTGTATGTCTGTGTATGTGTTCCGTGCATTTGTTCCATCCAGGACGAAAATCTATGTATCTTTCTGGCTACAATGCTTTGTCCAAATAAGTACTGTATTTCTTAAACGAGTGATTTGCTTTGATTTAGGACAACTGAAGCCTTTGTGGTTTACAACTTTACAAGGTTCAACGAGCGCATTCGCAACAAGGTCGAAGTTTCAACACCACTGTGTGGCGATACGCACACACGATACAAACCCAGTCAGGGACGGTTAAGGCTCAACAGCCAACATACACGATACAAACCCCATGGGGTCCAATGGTCCATGCATGACTCGCAAGCCgaaacacaaacacacacacacacaatcactACGATTGTAGGACATGACCACGCAGACGCAAGATCTTAGTCAGACCCTTGTTCTGTCGGACAGCCAGTTTTCTCCATCGTTTGTCCAGGACTCGCAGCCTATGTCCGAGATGGCACCTGATTCAGAGGTGTTCGTGTCTGATTCCATCTATGTGCCAATAGTGCTTGTTCAGCaaactcctgctgctgctgctgcaacaaCAAAGGCAAAGAAGGATGGTAGATCGAACAACATGAAGTGGCAGCCGTTCATGTCCACGTTCGTGCTGAACAAGATGTGTGATCTCATCTCTAGTGGATTTAGGATTGACAAGGACTTTAAGGACGTGCACTTGAACACCGTTGTGAAGCAGGTGCTCGTGTTCTGTGGGCACGACGTGTCCACCACCTAGGTGTCCAACCAGCTGAGGAAGTGGAGAGGTCGATGGATACAAGTGTCCAAGCTGAGAGACCTTAGCGGTGCCTCATGGATGAGAACACTTTCTCCATAGTTCTGGAGGCAGAGCACTACGTCGGCCATGTCACGGTTAGCTCACAACCCTTCTTTTCATACTGTCCACCATTGTCTACTCTTAATCG encodes:
- the LOC123418606 gene encoding antimicrobial peptides-like, whose product is MGFIHKGGVWCFLLLALVLLAPATVGAEHEDGATTIATLQVEEEVGSRGDDHGNDDCDIKCAYHQDQASRQFCVDQCHSQQHHHPSREFCEMKCQHWQDLVRKEQCVQQCMSFGLTLHVRNNDDVNGRRHAWKEEVIGSRGDDHGNDDCDIKCAYHQDQASRQFCVDQCHSQQHHHPSREFCEMKCQHWQDLVRKEQCVQQCMSFGLTLHVGNNDDVDGRRHAREEEVGSRGDNHGNDDCDIKCAYHQDQVSRQFCVDQCHSQQHHHPSREFCEMKCQHWQDPVRKEQCVQQCMSFGLNGWEAVAGAIIEMV